A window of Dehalococcoidales bacterium contains these coding sequences:
- a CDS encoding ABC transporter ATP-binding protein: protein MRQVTERPLSQRYRDDWPQTGESPIIMLQGVSKSYRDCVAVDHLDLDVREGEILGIIGHNGAGKTTILKMITGLISPTEGSIEIMGMDITREGTRIKSFIGYLPEESPFYENMTVTEYLMFFSELYRIPRSVARDRIHRLLGVLNLAEENKLTGELSKGMKRKAAIARTLLHDPGLLILDEPNSGLDPLTSFFIIDYLRALRDEGKTILLSAHNLFHIEYICDRVAILKNGRLVIVDSMESLRQRLGEREYEITFKTADDLPYEKKGDNYIFKSADVGQMASLLRQVSDKGWALVDLAIRQSALEDIYVKLMNGTELAAPASV from the coding sequence TTGCGCCAGGTAACCGAGCGCCCGCTTTCACAGAGATACAGAGACGATTGGCCTCAGACAGGTGAGAGCCCTATCATCATGCTACAAGGCGTCAGCAAGTCCTACCGGGACTGTGTCGCCGTCGACCATCTGGACCTGGACGTCAGAGAGGGCGAAATCCTGGGTATCATCGGCCATAACGGTGCCGGTAAGACCACCATTCTCAAGATGATAACCGGCCTGATAAGTCCAACCGAGGGTAGTATCGAGATAATGGGCATGGACATCACCAGGGAAGGTACGCGTATCAAGAGCTTCATAGGGTACCTGCCGGAAGAGAGTCCATTCTACGAGAACATGACGGTCACCGAGTACCTGATGTTCTTCTCGGAGCTTTACCGCATCCCGCGCAGTGTGGCACGCGACCGAATCCACCGGTTGCTGGGCGTACTGAACCTGGCCGAAGAGAACAAGCTCACCGGCGAGCTCTCCAAGGGCATGAAACGGAAGGCAGCCATCGCCCGTACCCTGCTCCATGACCCCGGACTGCTGATACTCGATGAGCCAAACTCCGGGCTGGACCCGCTGACCTCTTTTTTCATTATAGACTATCTCAGGGCACTGAGGGACGAGGGTAAGACAATTCTTCTCAGCGCCCACAACCTGTTCCATATCGAGTACATCTGCGACCGTGTCGCCATCCTGAAGAATGGTCGACTGGTAATAGTTGATTCCATGGAGTCCCTCCGGCAGAGACTGGGAGAAAGGGAGTACGAGATAACCTTCAAGACGGCGGATGACCTGCCCTACGAAAAGAAGGGCGACAACTACATATTCAAGTCTGCCGATGTCGGACAGATGGCTTCACTGCTGCGGCAGGTCTCGGACAAAGGCTGGGCTCTGGTGGACCTCGCCATACGACAGTCCGCCCTCGAAGATATCTACGTGAAGCTGATGAACGGCACCGAGTTGGCTGCACCCGCCTCCGTGTAG